In Acidovorax sp. 106, the following proteins share a genomic window:
- a CDS encoding DUF4397 domain-containing protein, whose protein sequence is MSHRSPRSAFTAHLPPTRRSVLASALGLVGAGSALALTGCGGLGSEAQLRFINATVDYTQADFYAAGERVAASLSNGGNISAWYAVEADSTQIALYAAGGSSAKLTETRTLEEDTYTSLLAYGSLANSLKFKFFAESNSSADSSKTKVRVFHACESLGGLDLYLTNTSSLSGLSPTATVTEYGDISDFVSVSSGLYRVRLTSKDDQSNVLFDFTSQITLGSTSVVTLIVVPRSSGSYPNISALQEQGGNALLANSLVS, encoded by the coding sequence CCCCCCACCCGCCGCAGCGTGCTGGCATCGGCCCTGGGCCTTGTGGGCGCGGGCAGCGCGCTGGCCCTGACCGGCTGCGGCGGGCTGGGCAGCGAAGCCCAGCTGCGCTTCATCAACGCCACGGTGGATTACACCCAGGCCGACTTCTACGCCGCAGGCGAGCGCGTGGCCGCTTCGCTGAGCAACGGGGGCAACATCTCTGCCTGGTATGCCGTAGAAGCCGACAGCACCCAGATCGCGCTGTACGCCGCGGGAGGCTCCAGCGCCAAGCTCACCGAAACCCGCACACTCGAAGAAGACACCTACACCAGCTTGCTGGCCTACGGCTCACTGGCCAACAGCCTCAAGTTCAAGTTCTTCGCCGAATCCAACAGCAGCGCAGACAGCAGCAAGACCAAGGTGCGCGTGTTCCACGCCTGCGAAAGCCTGGGCGGCCTGGACCTGTACCTCACCAACACCAGCAGCTTGAGCGGGCTGAGCCCCACCGCCACCGTCACGGAATACGGCGACATCAGCGACTTTGTCTCGGTGTCGTCAGGCCTTTACCGCGTGCGGCTGACCAGCAAGGACGACCAGAGCAATGTGCTGTTTGACTTCACCAGCCAGATCACGCTGGGCAGCACCTCGGTGGTCACGCTGATCGTCGTGCCGCGCAGCAGTGGCTCGTACCCCAACATCAGTGCGCTGCAAGAGCAAGGCGGCAACGCCCTGCTGGCGAACTCGCTGGTCAGTTAA